The following coding sequences are from one Canis lupus baileyi chromosome 19, mCanLup2.hap1, whole genome shotgun sequence window:
- the QARS1 gene encoding glutamine--tRNA ligase isoform X4 — protein sequence MAALDSLSLFTGLGLSEHKARETLKNTALSAQLREAATQAQQTLGSTIDKATGTLLYGLASRLRDPRRLSFLVSYIANKKIHTELQLSAALEYVRSHPLDPINTEDFEQECGVGVMVTPEQIEEAVSLFLDIGYLFTTDPGKEWLSFSTQEDRVEAAINRHRPQLLEERYRFNMGLLMGEARAVLKWADGKMIKHEVDMQVLHLLGPKTETDLEKKPKVSKARPEEKDQRTAKVLMENGEAADQTLSLIEQLRGEALKFHKPGELADQNPGGGLILALAGENYKTPGYVTTPHTMDLLKQHLEITGGQVRTRFPPEPNGILHIGHAKAINFNFGYAKANNGICFLRFDDTNPEKEEAKFFTAICDMVTWLGYTPYKVTYASDYFDQLYAWAVELIHRGQAYVCHQRGEELKGHNSLPSPWRDRPIEESLLLFEAMRKGKFAEGEATLRMKLVMEDGKMDPVAYRVKYTPHHRTGDTWCIYPTYDYTHCLCDSIEHITHSLCTKEFQARRSSYFWLCNALDVYCPVQWEYGRLNLHYAVVSKRKILQLVAAGAVRDWDDPRLFTLTALRRRGFPPEAINNFCARVGVTVAQTTMEPHLLEACVRDVLNDTAPRAMAVLEPLQVIITNFPSTKSLDIQVPNFPADETKGFHQIPFGSMIFIERTDFKEEPEPGYKRLAWGQPVGLRHTGYVIELQHVVKGPSGCVESLEVTCRRADAAEKPKAFIHWVSQPLTCEIRLYERLFQHKNPEDPAEVPGGFLSDLNPASLQVVEAALVDCSVALAKPFDKFQFERLGYFSLDPDSCQGQLVFNRTVTLKEDPGKV from the exons ATGGCGGCTCTGGACTCCCTGTCACTCTTCACTGGCCTTGGCCTGAGCGAACATAAGGCCAGGGAGACGCTCAAGAACACGGCTCTGAGCGCGCAGCTGCGCGAGGCGGCAACCCAG GCACAGCAGACTCTGGGCTCCACCATTGACAAAGCTACCGGGACCCTGCTGTATGGCTTGGCATCCCGACTAAGGGATCCCCGGCGTCTCTCTTTCCTTGTGAGCTACATAGCCAATAAGAAGATCCACACGGAGCTCCAGCTGAGTG CTGCCCTTGAATATGTGCGAAGTCATCCCCTGGACCCCATCAACACCGAGGACTTTGAGCAGGAATGTGGAGTGGGTGTCATGGTGACCCCAGAGCAGATTGAGGAGGCTGTGAGTCTTTTCTTAGACATCGGGTACCTCTTTACTACTGACCCTGGAAAGGAGTGGCTCAGCTTCTCCACCCAGGAAGACAGG GTGGAGGCTGCCATAAATCGCCACCGTCCCCAGCTCCTGGAGGAGCGTTATCGTTTCAACATGGGACTGCTGATGG GAGAGGCTCGAGCTGTGCTCAAGTGGGCAGATGGCAAAATGATCAAGCACGAAGTGGACATGCAG gttctTCACCTTCTGGGTCCCAAGACTGAGACTGATCTGGAGAAGaaacccaag GTATCAAAAGCTCGGCCAGAAGAAAAAGACCAGAGGACAGCAAAGGTCCTGATGGAGAATG GTGAGGCTGCAGACCAGACCCTGTCTCTGATTGAGCAGCTTCGAGGGGAAGCACTTAAGTTCCACAAGCCTGGTGAGCTGGCAGATCAAAACCCCGGGGGAGG GCTTATTCTGGCCCTGGCAGGTGAGAACTACAAGACCCCAGGCTATGTGACCACTCCACATACCATGGATCTACTGAAGCAGCACCTGGAGATCACTGGAGGACAG GTACGTACTCGGTTCCCGCCAGAACCCAATGGAATCCTGCACATAGGACATGCCAAAGCCATCAATTTCAACTTCGGCTATGCCAAG GCCAACAATGGGATCTGTTTTCTGCGCTTTGATGACACCAATCCTGAGAAAGAGGAAGCAAAGTTCTTCACTGCCATCTGTGACATGGTGACCTGGCTGG GTTACACTCCTTACAAGGTTACATATGCCTCTGACTATTTTGACCAGCTGTATGCCTGGGCTGTGGAGCTCATCCATAG GGGCCAGGCCTATGTGTGCCACCAGCGAGGAGAGGAACTCAAGGGGCATAACTCATTGCCCTCACCCTGGAGAGACCGTCCAATAGAGGAGTCACTGCTGCTCTTTGAG GCAATGCGCAAGGGCAAGTTTGCGGAGGGTGAGGCCACACTGCGGATGAAGCTGGTGATGGAGGATGGCAAGATGGACCCTGTGGCCTATCGAGTCAAGTATACACCACACCATCGCacaggggacacctg GTGCATCTATCCCACCTATGACTACACACACTGCCTCTGTGACTCCATCGAGCACATCACCCACTCACTCTGCACCAAGGAATTCCAGGCCCG ACGCTCTTCCTACTTCTGGCTGTGCAATGCATTGGATGTCTATTGCCCTGTTCAGTGGGAGTATGGTCGTCTCAACCTTCACTATGCTGTTGTGTCTAAGAGGAAGATTCTCCAGCTTGTGGCAGCTGGTGCTGTGCG GGACTGGGACGACCCACGGCTCTTCACACTCACAGCCTTACGACGGCGGGGCTTTCCGCCTGAGGCCATCAACAACTTCTGTGCTCGG GTGGGTGTGACAGTGGCACAGACCACAATGGAACCCCATCTGCTAGAAGCCTGTGTGCGTGATGTGCTGAATGACACAGCCCCACGGGCCATGGCTGTGCTGGAGCCATTACAGGTCATCATCACCAACTTTCCTTCTACCAAG TCCTTAGACATCCAGGTTCCCAACTTCCCAGCTGATGAGACCAAGGGCTTCCATCAGATTCCCTTTGGATCCATGATCTTCATTGAAAGGACTGACTTTAAAGAG GAGCCAGAGCCAGGCTATAAGCGCCTGGCGTGGGGCCAGCCTGTGGGCCTGAGGCATACAGGCTACGTCATCGAGCTGCAGCATGTTGTCAAG GGCCCCAGTGGCTGTGTAGAGAGCCTGGAGGTGACCTGTAGACGAGCAGATGCTGCAGAAAAGCCCAAGGCCTTTATTCACTGGGTGTCACAGCCTCTGACTTGTGAGATTCGCCTTTATGAGCGACT ATTTCAGCACAAGAACCCTGAGGATCCTGCTGAGGTGCCTGGTGGATTCTTAAGTGACCTGAACCCA GCATCGCTACAAGTGGTGGAGGCAGCGTTAGTGGACTGCTCTGTGGCCCTGGCAAAGCCCTTTGACAAGTTCCAGTTTGAGCGGCTTGGCTACTTCTCCTTGGATCCAGACAGCTGCCAGGGACAG CTTGTCTTCAACCGGACTGTCACTCTTAAGGAGGACCCAGGAAAGGTGTGA
- the QARS1 gene encoding glutamine--tRNA ligase isoform X1 has translation MAALDSLSLFTGLGLSEHKARETLKNTALSAQLREAATQAQQTLGSTIDKATGTLLYGLASRLRDPRRLSFLVSYIANKKIHTELQLSAALEYVRSHPLDPINTEDFEQECGVGVMVTPEQIEEAVSLFLDIGYLFTTDPGKEWLSFSTQEDRVEAAINRHRPQLLEERYRFNMGLLMGEARAVLKWADGKMIKHEVDMQVLHLLGPKTETDLEKKPKVSKARPEEKDQRTAKVLMENGEAADQTLSLIEQLRGEALKFHKPGENYKTPGYVTTPHTMDLLKQHLEITGGQVRTRFPPEPNGILHIGHAKAINFNFGYAKANNGICFLRFDDTNPEKEEAKFFTAICDMVTWLGYTPYKVTYASDYFDQLYAWAVELIHRGQAYVCHQRGEELKGHNSLPSPWRDRPIEESLLLFEAMRKGKFAEGEATLRMKLVMEDGKMDPVAYRVKYTPHHRTGDTWCIYPTYDYTHCLCDSIEHITHSLCTKEFQARRSSYFWLCNALDVYCPVQWEYGRLNLHYAVVSKRKILQLVAAGAVRDWDDPRLFTLTALRRRGFPPEAINNFCARVGVTVAQTTMEPHLLEACVRDVLNDTAPRAMAVLEPLQVIITNFPSTKSLDIQVPNFPADETKGFHQIPFGSMIFIERTDFKEEPEPGYKRLAWGQPVGLRHTGYVIELQHVVKGPSGCVESLEVTCRRADAAEKPKAFIHWVSQPLTCEIRLYERLFQHKNPEDPAEVPGGFLSDLNPASLQVVEAALVDCSVALAKPFDKFQFERLGYFSLDPDSCQGQLVFNRTVTLKEDPGKV, from the exons ATGGCGGCTCTGGACTCCCTGTCACTCTTCACTGGCCTTGGCCTGAGCGAACATAAGGCCAGGGAGACGCTCAAGAACACGGCTCTGAGCGCGCAGCTGCGCGAGGCGGCAACCCAG GCACAGCAGACTCTGGGCTCCACCATTGACAAAGCTACCGGGACCCTGCTGTATGGCTTGGCATCCCGACTAAGGGATCCCCGGCGTCTCTCTTTCCTTGTGAGCTACATAGCCAATAAGAAGATCCACACGGAGCTCCAGCTGAGTG CTGCCCTTGAATATGTGCGAAGTCATCCCCTGGACCCCATCAACACCGAGGACTTTGAGCAGGAATGTGGAGTGGGTGTCATGGTGACCCCAGAGCAGATTGAGGAGGCTGTGAGTCTTTTCTTAGACATCGGGTACCTCTTTACTACTGACCCTGGAAAGGAGTGGCTCAGCTTCTCCACCCAGGAAGACAGG GTGGAGGCTGCCATAAATCGCCACCGTCCCCAGCTCCTGGAGGAGCGTTATCGTTTCAACATGGGACTGCTGATGG GAGAGGCTCGAGCTGTGCTCAAGTGGGCAGATGGCAAAATGATCAAGCACGAAGTGGACATGCAG gttctTCACCTTCTGGGTCCCAAGACTGAGACTGATCTGGAGAAGaaacccaag GTATCAAAAGCTCGGCCAGAAGAAAAAGACCAGAGGACAGCAAAGGTCCTGATGGAGAATG GTGAGGCTGCAGACCAGACCCTGTCTCTGATTGAGCAGCTTCGAGGGGAAGCACTTAAGTTCCACAAGCCTG GTGAGAACTACAAGACCCCAGGCTATGTGACCACTCCACATACCATGGATCTACTGAAGCAGCACCTGGAGATCACTGGAGGACAG GTACGTACTCGGTTCCCGCCAGAACCCAATGGAATCCTGCACATAGGACATGCCAAAGCCATCAATTTCAACTTCGGCTATGCCAAG GCCAACAATGGGATCTGTTTTCTGCGCTTTGATGACACCAATCCTGAGAAAGAGGAAGCAAAGTTCTTCACTGCCATCTGTGACATGGTGACCTGGCTGG GTTACACTCCTTACAAGGTTACATATGCCTCTGACTATTTTGACCAGCTGTATGCCTGGGCTGTGGAGCTCATCCATAG GGGCCAGGCCTATGTGTGCCACCAGCGAGGAGAGGAACTCAAGGGGCATAACTCATTGCCCTCACCCTGGAGAGACCGTCCAATAGAGGAGTCACTGCTGCTCTTTGAG GCAATGCGCAAGGGCAAGTTTGCGGAGGGTGAGGCCACACTGCGGATGAAGCTGGTGATGGAGGATGGCAAGATGGACCCTGTGGCCTATCGAGTCAAGTATACACCACACCATCGCacaggggacacctg GTGCATCTATCCCACCTATGACTACACACACTGCCTCTGTGACTCCATCGAGCACATCACCCACTCACTCTGCACCAAGGAATTCCAGGCCCG ACGCTCTTCCTACTTCTGGCTGTGCAATGCATTGGATGTCTATTGCCCTGTTCAGTGGGAGTATGGTCGTCTCAACCTTCACTATGCTGTTGTGTCTAAGAGGAAGATTCTCCAGCTTGTGGCAGCTGGTGCTGTGCG GGACTGGGACGACCCACGGCTCTTCACACTCACAGCCTTACGACGGCGGGGCTTTCCGCCTGAGGCCATCAACAACTTCTGTGCTCGG GTGGGTGTGACAGTGGCACAGACCACAATGGAACCCCATCTGCTAGAAGCCTGTGTGCGTGATGTGCTGAATGACACAGCCCCACGGGCCATGGCTGTGCTGGAGCCATTACAGGTCATCATCACCAACTTTCCTTCTACCAAG TCCTTAGACATCCAGGTTCCCAACTTCCCAGCTGATGAGACCAAGGGCTTCCATCAGATTCCCTTTGGATCCATGATCTTCATTGAAAGGACTGACTTTAAAGAG GAGCCAGAGCCAGGCTATAAGCGCCTGGCGTGGGGCCAGCCTGTGGGCCTGAGGCATACAGGCTACGTCATCGAGCTGCAGCATGTTGTCAAG GGCCCCAGTGGCTGTGTAGAGAGCCTGGAGGTGACCTGTAGACGAGCAGATGCTGCAGAAAAGCCCAAGGCCTTTATTCACTGGGTGTCACAGCCTCTGACTTGTGAGATTCGCCTTTATGAGCGACT ATTTCAGCACAAGAACCCTGAGGATCCTGCTGAGGTGCCTGGTGGATTCTTAAGTGACCTGAACCCA GCATCGCTACAAGTGGTGGAGGCAGCGTTAGTGGACTGCTCTGTGGCCCTGGCAAAGCCCTTTGACAAGTTCCAGTTTGAGCGGCTTGGCTACTTCTCCTTGGATCCAGACAGCTGCCAGGGACAG CTTGTCTTCAACCGGACTGTCACTCTTAAGGAGGACCCAGGAAAGGTGTGA
- the QARS1 gene encoding glutamine--tRNA ligase isoform X2, giving the protein MAALDSLSLFTGLGLSEHKARETLKNTALSAQLREAATQAQQTLGSTIDKATGTLLYGLASRLRDPRRLSFLVSYIANKKIHTELQLSAALEYVRSHPLDPINTEDFEQECGVGVMVTPEQIEEAVEAAINRHRPQLLEERYRFNMGLLMGEARAVLKWADGKMIKHEVDMQVLHLLGPKTETDLEKKPKVSKARPEEKDQRTAKVLMENGEAADQTLSLIEQLRGEALKFHKPGELADQNPGGGLILALAGENYKTPGYVTTPHTMDLLKQHLEITGGQVRTRFPPEPNGILHIGHAKAINFNFGYAKANNGICFLRFDDTNPEKEEAKFFTAICDMVTWLGYTPYKVTYASDYFDQLYAWAVELIHRGQAYVCHQRGEELKGHNSLPSPWRDRPIEESLLLFEAMRKGKFAEGEATLRMKLVMEDGKMDPVAYRVKYTPHHRTGDTWCIYPTYDYTHCLCDSIEHITHSLCTKEFQARRSSYFWLCNALDVYCPVQWEYGRLNLHYAVVSKRKILQLVAAGAVRDWDDPRLFTLTALRRRGFPPEAINNFCARVGVTVAQTTMEPHLLEACVRDVLNDTAPRAMAVLEPLQVIITNFPSTKSLDIQVPNFPADETKGFHQIPFGSMIFIERTDFKEEPEPGYKRLAWGQPVGLRHTGYVIELQHVVKGPSGCVESLEVTCRRADAAEKPKAFIHWVSQPLTCEIRLYERLFQHKNPEDPAEVPGGFLSDLNPASLQVVEAALVDCSVALAKPFDKFQFERLGYFSLDPDSCQGQLVFNRTVTLKEDPGKV; this is encoded by the exons ATGGCGGCTCTGGACTCCCTGTCACTCTTCACTGGCCTTGGCCTGAGCGAACATAAGGCCAGGGAGACGCTCAAGAACACGGCTCTGAGCGCGCAGCTGCGCGAGGCGGCAACCCAG GCACAGCAGACTCTGGGCTCCACCATTGACAAAGCTACCGGGACCCTGCTGTATGGCTTGGCATCCCGACTAAGGGATCCCCGGCGTCTCTCTTTCCTTGTGAGCTACATAGCCAATAAGAAGATCCACACGGAGCTCCAGCTGAGTG CTGCCCTTGAATATGTGCGAAGTCATCCCCTGGACCCCATCAACACCGAGGACTTTGAGCAGGAATGTGGAGTGGGTGTCATGGTGACCCCAGAGCAGATTGAGGAGGCT GTGGAGGCTGCCATAAATCGCCACCGTCCCCAGCTCCTGGAGGAGCGTTATCGTTTCAACATGGGACTGCTGATGG GAGAGGCTCGAGCTGTGCTCAAGTGGGCAGATGGCAAAATGATCAAGCACGAAGTGGACATGCAG gttctTCACCTTCTGGGTCCCAAGACTGAGACTGATCTGGAGAAGaaacccaag GTATCAAAAGCTCGGCCAGAAGAAAAAGACCAGAGGACAGCAAAGGTCCTGATGGAGAATG GTGAGGCTGCAGACCAGACCCTGTCTCTGATTGAGCAGCTTCGAGGGGAAGCACTTAAGTTCCACAAGCCTGGTGAGCTGGCAGATCAAAACCCCGGGGGAGG GCTTATTCTGGCCCTGGCAGGTGAGAACTACAAGACCCCAGGCTATGTGACCACTCCACATACCATGGATCTACTGAAGCAGCACCTGGAGATCACTGGAGGACAG GTACGTACTCGGTTCCCGCCAGAACCCAATGGAATCCTGCACATAGGACATGCCAAAGCCATCAATTTCAACTTCGGCTATGCCAAG GCCAACAATGGGATCTGTTTTCTGCGCTTTGATGACACCAATCCTGAGAAAGAGGAAGCAAAGTTCTTCACTGCCATCTGTGACATGGTGACCTGGCTGG GTTACACTCCTTACAAGGTTACATATGCCTCTGACTATTTTGACCAGCTGTATGCCTGGGCTGTGGAGCTCATCCATAG GGGCCAGGCCTATGTGTGCCACCAGCGAGGAGAGGAACTCAAGGGGCATAACTCATTGCCCTCACCCTGGAGAGACCGTCCAATAGAGGAGTCACTGCTGCTCTTTGAG GCAATGCGCAAGGGCAAGTTTGCGGAGGGTGAGGCCACACTGCGGATGAAGCTGGTGATGGAGGATGGCAAGATGGACCCTGTGGCCTATCGAGTCAAGTATACACCACACCATCGCacaggggacacctg GTGCATCTATCCCACCTATGACTACACACACTGCCTCTGTGACTCCATCGAGCACATCACCCACTCACTCTGCACCAAGGAATTCCAGGCCCG ACGCTCTTCCTACTTCTGGCTGTGCAATGCATTGGATGTCTATTGCCCTGTTCAGTGGGAGTATGGTCGTCTCAACCTTCACTATGCTGTTGTGTCTAAGAGGAAGATTCTCCAGCTTGTGGCAGCTGGTGCTGTGCG GGACTGGGACGACCCACGGCTCTTCACACTCACAGCCTTACGACGGCGGGGCTTTCCGCCTGAGGCCATCAACAACTTCTGTGCTCGG GTGGGTGTGACAGTGGCACAGACCACAATGGAACCCCATCTGCTAGAAGCCTGTGTGCGTGATGTGCTGAATGACACAGCCCCACGGGCCATGGCTGTGCTGGAGCCATTACAGGTCATCATCACCAACTTTCCTTCTACCAAG TCCTTAGACATCCAGGTTCCCAACTTCCCAGCTGATGAGACCAAGGGCTTCCATCAGATTCCCTTTGGATCCATGATCTTCATTGAAAGGACTGACTTTAAAGAG GAGCCAGAGCCAGGCTATAAGCGCCTGGCGTGGGGCCAGCCTGTGGGCCTGAGGCATACAGGCTACGTCATCGAGCTGCAGCATGTTGTCAAG GGCCCCAGTGGCTGTGTAGAGAGCCTGGAGGTGACCTGTAGACGAGCAGATGCTGCAGAAAAGCCCAAGGCCTTTATTCACTGGGTGTCACAGCCTCTGACTTGTGAGATTCGCCTTTATGAGCGACT ATTTCAGCACAAGAACCCTGAGGATCCTGCTGAGGTGCCTGGTGGATTCTTAAGTGACCTGAACCCA GCATCGCTACAAGTGGTGGAGGCAGCGTTAGTGGACTGCTCTGTGGCCCTGGCAAAGCCCTTTGACAAGTTCCAGTTTGAGCGGCTTGGCTACTTCTCCTTGGATCCAGACAGCTGCCAGGGACAG CTTGTCTTCAACCGGACTGTCACTCTTAAGGAGGACCCAGGAAAGGTGTGA
- the QARS1 gene encoding glutamine--tRNA ligase isoform X3, producing MAALDSLSLFTGLGLSEHKARETLKNTALSAQLREAATQAQQTLGSTIDKATGTLLYGLASRLRDPRRLSFLVSYIANKKIHTELQLSAALEYVRSHPLDPINTEDFEQECGVGVMVTPEQIEEAVEAAINRHRPQLLEERYRFNMGLLMGEARAVLKWADGKMIKHEVDMQVLHLLGPKTETDLEKKPKVSKARPEEKDQRTAKVLMENGEAADQTLSLIEQLRGEALKFHKPGENYKTPGYVTTPHTMDLLKQHLEITGGQVRTRFPPEPNGILHIGHAKAINFNFGYAKANNGICFLRFDDTNPEKEEAKFFTAICDMVTWLGYTPYKVTYASDYFDQLYAWAVELIHRGQAYVCHQRGEELKGHNSLPSPWRDRPIEESLLLFEAMRKGKFAEGEATLRMKLVMEDGKMDPVAYRVKYTPHHRTGDTWCIYPTYDYTHCLCDSIEHITHSLCTKEFQARRSSYFWLCNALDVYCPVQWEYGRLNLHYAVVSKRKILQLVAAGAVRDWDDPRLFTLTALRRRGFPPEAINNFCARVGVTVAQTTMEPHLLEACVRDVLNDTAPRAMAVLEPLQVIITNFPSTKSLDIQVPNFPADETKGFHQIPFGSMIFIERTDFKEEPEPGYKRLAWGQPVGLRHTGYVIELQHVVKGPSGCVESLEVTCRRADAAEKPKAFIHWVSQPLTCEIRLYERLFQHKNPEDPAEVPGGFLSDLNPASLQVVEAALVDCSVALAKPFDKFQFERLGYFSLDPDSCQGQLVFNRTVTLKEDPGKV from the exons ATGGCGGCTCTGGACTCCCTGTCACTCTTCACTGGCCTTGGCCTGAGCGAACATAAGGCCAGGGAGACGCTCAAGAACACGGCTCTGAGCGCGCAGCTGCGCGAGGCGGCAACCCAG GCACAGCAGACTCTGGGCTCCACCATTGACAAAGCTACCGGGACCCTGCTGTATGGCTTGGCATCCCGACTAAGGGATCCCCGGCGTCTCTCTTTCCTTGTGAGCTACATAGCCAATAAGAAGATCCACACGGAGCTCCAGCTGAGTG CTGCCCTTGAATATGTGCGAAGTCATCCCCTGGACCCCATCAACACCGAGGACTTTGAGCAGGAATGTGGAGTGGGTGTCATGGTGACCCCAGAGCAGATTGAGGAGGCT GTGGAGGCTGCCATAAATCGCCACCGTCCCCAGCTCCTGGAGGAGCGTTATCGTTTCAACATGGGACTGCTGATGG GAGAGGCTCGAGCTGTGCTCAAGTGGGCAGATGGCAAAATGATCAAGCACGAAGTGGACATGCAG gttctTCACCTTCTGGGTCCCAAGACTGAGACTGATCTGGAGAAGaaacccaag GTATCAAAAGCTCGGCCAGAAGAAAAAGACCAGAGGACAGCAAAGGTCCTGATGGAGAATG GTGAGGCTGCAGACCAGACCCTGTCTCTGATTGAGCAGCTTCGAGGGGAAGCACTTAAGTTCCACAAGCCTG GTGAGAACTACAAGACCCCAGGCTATGTGACCACTCCACATACCATGGATCTACTGAAGCAGCACCTGGAGATCACTGGAGGACAG GTACGTACTCGGTTCCCGCCAGAACCCAATGGAATCCTGCACATAGGACATGCCAAAGCCATCAATTTCAACTTCGGCTATGCCAAG GCCAACAATGGGATCTGTTTTCTGCGCTTTGATGACACCAATCCTGAGAAAGAGGAAGCAAAGTTCTTCACTGCCATCTGTGACATGGTGACCTGGCTGG GTTACACTCCTTACAAGGTTACATATGCCTCTGACTATTTTGACCAGCTGTATGCCTGGGCTGTGGAGCTCATCCATAG GGGCCAGGCCTATGTGTGCCACCAGCGAGGAGAGGAACTCAAGGGGCATAACTCATTGCCCTCACCCTGGAGAGACCGTCCAATAGAGGAGTCACTGCTGCTCTTTGAG GCAATGCGCAAGGGCAAGTTTGCGGAGGGTGAGGCCACACTGCGGATGAAGCTGGTGATGGAGGATGGCAAGATGGACCCTGTGGCCTATCGAGTCAAGTATACACCACACCATCGCacaggggacacctg GTGCATCTATCCCACCTATGACTACACACACTGCCTCTGTGACTCCATCGAGCACATCACCCACTCACTCTGCACCAAGGAATTCCAGGCCCG ACGCTCTTCCTACTTCTGGCTGTGCAATGCATTGGATGTCTATTGCCCTGTTCAGTGGGAGTATGGTCGTCTCAACCTTCACTATGCTGTTGTGTCTAAGAGGAAGATTCTCCAGCTTGTGGCAGCTGGTGCTGTGCG GGACTGGGACGACCCACGGCTCTTCACACTCACAGCCTTACGACGGCGGGGCTTTCCGCCTGAGGCCATCAACAACTTCTGTGCTCGG GTGGGTGTGACAGTGGCACAGACCACAATGGAACCCCATCTGCTAGAAGCCTGTGTGCGTGATGTGCTGAATGACACAGCCCCACGGGCCATGGCTGTGCTGGAGCCATTACAGGTCATCATCACCAACTTTCCTTCTACCAAG TCCTTAGACATCCAGGTTCCCAACTTCCCAGCTGATGAGACCAAGGGCTTCCATCAGATTCCCTTTGGATCCATGATCTTCATTGAAAGGACTGACTTTAAAGAG GAGCCAGAGCCAGGCTATAAGCGCCTGGCGTGGGGCCAGCCTGTGGGCCTGAGGCATACAGGCTACGTCATCGAGCTGCAGCATGTTGTCAAG GGCCCCAGTGGCTGTGTAGAGAGCCTGGAGGTGACCTGTAGACGAGCAGATGCTGCAGAAAAGCCCAAGGCCTTTATTCACTGGGTGTCACAGCCTCTGACTTGTGAGATTCGCCTTTATGAGCGACT ATTTCAGCACAAGAACCCTGAGGATCCTGCTGAGGTGCCTGGTGGATTCTTAAGTGACCTGAACCCA GCATCGCTACAAGTGGTGGAGGCAGCGTTAGTGGACTGCTCTGTGGCCCTGGCAAAGCCCTTTGACAAGTTCCAGTTTGAGCGGCTTGGCTACTTCTCCTTGGATCCAGACAGCTGCCAGGGACAG CTTGTCTTCAACCGGACTGTCACTCTTAAGGAGGACCCAGGAAAGGTGTGA